In Achromobacter xylosoxidans A8, a single window of DNA contains:
- a CDS encoding 3-hydroxyacyl-CoA dehydrogenase family protein, with the protein MDQAIVLGAGTMGADVAAGFHAAGWRVWLVEPDAAARAAATQRVNASSEMIGGQADAERIATSATMEEIDWSDTRIVVECVPELLATKRAVFARLEQLAPASIPLTSNSSSFPISAIGEGLQTRARMVGLHYFMPAHLVPAVEVIRGEATDEAMAQEVSRIMRDTGKKPVQVKRDVPGFLANRIQHALMREAIALVEEGFASAEDVDTAVRYGFGFRYIAAGPLLQKDLAGIDIHCAAAATMYPHLRTDDRPSALMRELVEQGNIGVKSPSLKGFYQWTPDRVAQEQRRYQVALGKAMQILKDEEALA; encoded by the coding sequence ATGGATCAGGCAATTGTGCTGGGCGCGGGCACCATGGGGGCCGACGTCGCCGCCGGTTTTCATGCGGCGGGCTGGCGCGTGTGGCTGGTGGAGCCCGATGCGGCCGCGCGCGCAGCCGCGACACAGCGCGTGAACGCGTCCAGCGAAATGATCGGCGGCCAGGCCGACGCCGAGCGCATCGCGACCAGCGCAACCATGGAGGAAATCGACTGGAGCGATACGCGCATCGTGGTCGAGTGCGTGCCGGAACTGCTGGCAACCAAGCGCGCGGTGTTCGCCCGGCTGGAACAGCTGGCGCCTGCCTCCATTCCCTTGACCAGCAATTCGTCGAGCTTTCCGATCAGTGCCATCGGCGAGGGCTTGCAGACCCGCGCGCGCATGGTGGGCCTGCACTACTTCATGCCCGCCCACCTGGTGCCCGCCGTGGAAGTGATACGCGGCGAGGCGACCGATGAGGCCATGGCCCAGGAAGTCAGCCGCATCATGCGCGATACCGGCAAGAAGCCGGTGCAGGTCAAGCGCGACGTGCCGGGATTCCTTGCCAACCGCATCCAGCACGCGCTGATGCGCGAGGCGATCGCGCTGGTCGAGGAAGGCTTCGCGTCCGCCGAGGACGTGGACACTGCCGTGCGTTACGGGTTCGGGTTCCGCTACATCGCGGCCGGCCCGCTGCTGCAGAAGGATCTGGCCGGCATCGACATCCATTGCGCGGCGGCCGCGACCATGTATCCGCACCTGCGTACGGACGACCGGCCCAGCGCTCTCATGCGCGAGCTGGTCGAGCAGGGCAACATAGGCGTCAAGTCGCCTTCCCTGAAGGGCTTCTATCAATGGACGCCGGACCGCGTCGCCCAGGAGCAGCGGCGCTACCAGGTCGCCTTGGGCAAGGCCATGCAGATCTTGAAGGATGAGGAAGCGCTGGCCTAA
- a CDS encoding integration host factor subunit alpha has protein sequence MGNSMLAAEPRTLTKAELAELLFERVGLNKREAKDIVDTFFEEIRDALARGDSVKLSGFGNFQVRDKPPRPGRNPKTGETIPIAARRVVTFHASQKLKSVVEQATPAAPEASDAEE, from the coding sequence ATGGGGAACAGTATGCTTGCTGCCGAGCCGCGCACGTTGACCAAGGCTGAACTGGCCGAACTGCTCTTCGAGCGGGTCGGCCTGAACAAGCGCGAAGCCAAGGACATCGTCGATACCTTCTTCGAGGAAATCCGCGACGCCCTGGCGCGCGGTGATTCCGTCAAGCTCTCCGGTTTTGGCAATTTCCAGGTGCGCGACAAACCGCCGCGCCCTGGCCGCAATCCCAAGACCGGCGAGACCATACCCATCGCCGCGCGCCGCGTGGTTACCTTCCATGCGAGCCAGAAGCTCAAGAGCGTGGTGGAGCAGGCAACGCCCGCAGCACCCGAAGCATCCGACGCCGAGGAGTGA
- a CDS encoding rhomboid family intramembrane serine protease, producing MLIACNVAVYCAAGFLDTRAFESLSQTSFLIDWGGNVPALTLSGEYWRLFTSMFLHVGFLHLAINMLALWSLGVILEARMRSWVFLGVYLLSGLCGSLVTALWHRDEFFLSCGASGAILGIFGAAIVYGLHDRRMGRPHIPPGNLLFSLVLTFGAGFAFDVDNAAHLGGLLAGALLAGVALCAERLRPMAAAAVLAGTGVISAAALALVTLDNHDREMQQQIAAARFERTLGKMGLLQPAATPASALILDECVDRALFEAAQGGAAAPDLRRCIKSGDREQALLARFMPQWFQDCLAQTVELQQLYPDAAARKALAGAEQYCAMQTRIYAAIFQEQPVELEVEKAVQTRLLMKFLVDGGRKFRTESAPLQAQADAMQGILRRPGELASAIISRSGCPYWSCARSR from the coding sequence TTGCTGATCGCCTGCAATGTCGCGGTGTACTGCGCGGCGGGATTCCTGGACACGCGAGCGTTCGAAAGTCTGAGCCAAACCTCGTTCCTGATCGACTGGGGCGGAAACGTGCCAGCGTTGACCTTGTCCGGCGAGTACTGGCGCCTGTTCACCAGCATGTTCCTGCATGTCGGCTTCCTGCATCTGGCAATCAACATGCTGGCGCTGTGGTCGCTGGGAGTCATTCTCGAGGCGCGCATGCGTTCCTGGGTCTTCCTGGGCGTGTATCTGCTGTCGGGCCTGTGCGGCAGCCTGGTCACGGCGCTATGGCATCGCGACGAGTTTTTCCTGAGCTGCGGGGCTTCCGGCGCGATCCTGGGCATTTTCGGGGCGGCCATCGTCTACGGCCTGCATGACCGGCGCATGGGCCGGCCGCACATCCCGCCGGGCAATCTGCTGTTCAGCCTGGTGCTGACCTTCGGCGCGGGCTTTGCGTTCGACGTCGACAATGCGGCGCACCTGGGTGGCCTGCTTGCAGGGGCGCTGCTCGCGGGCGTCGCGCTGTGCGCCGAACGCTTGCGGCCCATGGCGGCAGCGGCGGTATTGGCGGGCACCGGCGTGATCAGCGCCGCGGCATTGGCCTTGGTAACGCTTGATAACCATGATCGCGAGATGCAGCAGCAGATCGCCGCTGCGCGCTTTGAGCGTACGCTGGGGAAGATGGGATTGCTGCAGCCGGCCGCAACGCCCGCGAGCGCGCTGATTCTCGATGAGTGCGTCGACCGCGCACTGTTCGAGGCTGCACAGGGCGGAGCCGCCGCGCCCGATCTGCGCCGCTGCATAAAGTCTGGCGACCGCGAGCAGGCCCTGCTGGCGCGGTTCATGCCGCAGTGGTTTCAAGATTGCCTGGCGCAAACCGTCGAGTTGCAACAGCTGTACCCGGATGCGGCTGCGCGCAAGGCATTGGCCGGGGCAGAGCAGTATTGCGCGATGCAGACCCGGATCTATGCCGCCATCTTTCAGGAACAGCCGGTCGAACTCGAGGTGGAGAAGGCCGTGCAGACGCGCCTCTTGATGAAATTCCTGGTGGATGGGGGCAGGAAGTTCCGGACCGAGTCAGCGCCATTGCAGGCACAGGCTGACGCCATGCAGGGGATCCTCCGGCGGCCGGGTGAACTGGCGTCGGCAATCATCAGCCGGTCTGGATGCCCCTACTGGAGTTGCGCACGGTCGCGCTAG
- a CDS encoding SMP-30/gluconolactonase/LRE family protein, whose translation MFYDPVPRIQAKVHARLPDELKWQGQDLNEWVAGQPQGNPPRSLLEGPSFGPDGLLYCVDVINGRVLRVDARGEFEPLVQYDGWPNGLKFHRDGRIFIADYKHGIMQFDLERREVRPVLERYNIERFKGVNDLFFSEAGDLYFTDQGMTGWQDPTGRLFRLRPDGQLDCLLDCIPSPNGLVMDLHEHALYVAATRANAIWKVPLLRNGQVGKVGTFIQMSGGGGPDGLALDAQGGLCIAHVGLGTVWCMDALGQPALRIQSPEGLHTTNLAFGGPAGRTLYITESSSASILRVDLDVAGKPMYLPAPQAL comes from the coding sequence ATGTTCTACGATCCCGTTCCCAGGATTCAGGCCAAGGTCCACGCCCGGCTGCCCGACGAGCTGAAGTGGCAAGGCCAGGACCTGAACGAGTGGGTCGCCGGCCAGCCGCAGGGCAATCCGCCGCGCTCGCTGCTGGAAGGGCCGTCCTTCGGGCCGGACGGTTTGCTGTATTGCGTGGACGTCATCAACGGCCGCGTCCTGCGCGTCGATGCGCGCGGCGAATTCGAGCCGCTGGTGCAATACGACGGCTGGCCCAACGGCCTCAAGTTCCACCGCGACGGCCGCATCTTCATCGCCGACTACAAGCACGGCATCATGCAGTTCGACCTCGAGCGCCGCGAGGTGCGTCCGGTGCTGGAGCGCTACAACATCGAGCGCTTCAAGGGCGTCAACGACCTGTTCTTCTCGGAGGCGGGAGATCTCTATTTCACCGACCAGGGCATGACCGGCTGGCAGGATCCGACCGGGCGCCTGTTCCGTTTGCGGCCGGACGGGCAGCTGGATTGCCTGCTCGACTGCATACCCAGCCCCAACGGCCTGGTCATGGATCTGCACGAGCACGCGCTGTATGTCGCGGCGACGCGGGCCAATGCCATCTGGAAGGTGCCGCTGTTGCGCAACGGCCAGGTCGGCAAGGTCGGCACCTTCATCCAGATGTCGGGCGGCGGCGGGCCGGACGGCCTGGCGCTGGATGCGCAGGGCGGCCTGTGCATCGCCCACGTGGGGCTGGGCACCGTCTGGTGCATGGATGCGCTGGGCCAGCCGGCTCTACGCATCCAGTCTCCCGAGGGGCTGCACACCACCAACCTGGCCTTCGGCGGACCCGCGGGCCGCACGCTCTACATCACCGAGTCCAGTTCGGCCAGCATCCTGCGCGTCGACCTCGACGTGGCGGGCAAGCCCATGTATCTGCCGGCGCCGCAGGCCCTCTGA
- the pheT gene encoding phenylalanine--tRNA ligase subunit beta, whose protein sequence is MQFPESWLRTLVNPAIATDELAHRLTMAGLEVEDTVPAAPAFSGVVVGHIVEIAPHPDADKLRVCKVDDGSGELLQIVCGAPNAAAGLTVPLARVGAELPGGMKIGVAKMRGVQSSGMLCSARELGLSQDHAGLLELPAGMTPGQSIREVLDLDDTLFTLKMTPNRADCLSILGVAREVAALTGAPLSVPTAVAVPVTLDERLPVKVEAPDLCGRFGGRVIRGVNARAATPEWMKTRLERAGQRSVSALVDISNYVMLELGRPSHVFDLDKIRGDLSVRWAREGETLELLNGQTVTLDSTVGVVVAGDQVESLAGIMGGEATAVTLDTRNIYLEAAFWWPQSLAGRARRYKFSSEASHRGERGVDFATIPEHIEFITRLIVDICGGEAGPLDDQIVNLPKREPVRMRLPRCHRVLGVPVTQAEVAKIFGSLGLDFRIEGDDFIVTPPSYRFDLELEEDLIEEVARIYGFENIPVEPPMARAKMFSQPEIRRGAHALRRLAAAQDYQEVVNYSFVEAEWERDYAGNETPVRLVNPIASHLSVMRSSLIASLVANIRHNANRKQTRVRLFELGRVFTRDASVQDGPLEVAGVRQPMKLAGAAWGPAVEEQWGVATRQVDFYDVKMDVEALFGARGSRLRFEAATHPALHPGRGARIELDGKHVGWVGELHPRWAQQADLAHAPVVFELDAAALSEGELPQVRELSRQPVVVRDLALWVDADVSAQSMLDTVFATVKADPQLAVVQDARLFDVWREKSQGSEPVTEKSLAFRFWLQDTEVTLDEARVADCLARIKEALVAAHGARQRA, encoded by the coding sequence ATGCAATTTCCCGAATCCTGGCTGCGTACGCTGGTCAACCCCGCGATCGCCACCGATGAACTCGCGCACCGGCTCACCATGGCCGGCCTGGAAGTCGAAGACACCGTGCCTGCCGCGCCCGCCTTCAGCGGCGTGGTCGTGGGCCACATCGTCGAAATCGCGCCGCACCCGGACGCCGACAAGCTGCGCGTCTGCAAGGTGGATGATGGCTCCGGCGAGCTGCTGCAGATCGTGTGCGGCGCGCCCAACGCTGCCGCCGGCCTGACGGTGCCGCTCGCGCGCGTCGGCGCCGAGCTGCCTGGCGGCATGAAGATCGGCGTGGCCAAGATGCGCGGCGTGCAATCGTCGGGCATGTTGTGCTCGGCCCGCGAACTGGGCCTGTCGCAGGATCACGCCGGCTTGCTGGAACTGCCCGCCGGCATGACGCCCGGCCAGTCGATCCGCGAAGTGCTGGACCTGGACGACACGCTCTTCACCCTGAAGATGACGCCCAACCGCGCCGACTGCCTGTCCATCCTGGGCGTGGCGCGCGAAGTGGCTGCCCTGACCGGCGCTCCGCTGTCCGTGCCGACGGCCGTTGCCGTGCCCGTCACGCTGGACGAGCGCCTGCCGGTCAAGGTCGAAGCGCCCGATCTGTGCGGCCGTTTCGGCGGCCGCGTGATTCGCGGCGTCAACGCTCGCGCCGCGACGCCCGAGTGGATGAAGACGCGTCTGGAGCGCGCCGGCCAACGCTCGGTATCGGCGCTGGTGGACATCTCCAACTACGTCATGCTCGAACTGGGCCGTCCGTCGCACGTGTTCGACCTGGACAAAATCCGCGGCGATCTCAGCGTGCGTTGGGCCCGCGAAGGCGAAACGCTCGAGCTGCTGAACGGCCAGACCGTCACGCTGGATTCCACGGTAGGCGTGGTGGTTGCGGGCGATCAGGTGGAAAGCCTGGCCGGCATCATGGGCGGCGAAGCGACCGCAGTCACGCTCGACACCCGCAACATCTATCTGGAAGCCGCATTCTGGTGGCCGCAGTCGCTCGCCGGCCGCGCGCGCCGCTACAAGTTCAGCTCGGAAGCCAGCCACCGCGGCGAGCGTGGCGTGGACTTCGCCACCATTCCCGAGCACATCGAATTCATCACGCGCCTGATCGTCGACATCTGCGGCGGCGAAGCCGGTCCGCTGGACGACCAGATCGTCAACTTGCCCAAGCGCGAACCCGTGCGCATGCGCCTGCCGCGCTGCCATCGCGTGCTGGGCGTGCCGGTCACTCAGGCCGAGGTCGCCAAGATCTTCGGCAGCCTGGGCCTGGACTTCAGGATCGAAGGCGATGACTTCATCGTCACGCCGCCTTCCTATCGCTTCGACCTGGAGCTTGAAGAAGACCTGATCGAAGAAGTGGCCCGCATCTACGGTTTCGAGAACATTCCCGTGGAGCCGCCCATGGCGCGCGCCAAGATGTTCTCGCAGCCGGAAATCCGCCGCGGCGCGCATGCGCTGCGCCGCCTGGCCGCTGCGCAGGACTACCAGGAAGTCGTGAACTACAGCTTCGTCGAAGCCGAGTGGGAACGCGACTACGCCGGCAACGAAACGCCCGTGCGTCTGGTCAACCCCATCGCCAGCCATTTGTCGGTGATGCGCTCCAGCCTGATCGCCAGCCTCGTCGCCAATATCCGTCACAACGCCAATCGCAAGCAGACGCGCGTGCGCCTGTTCGAATTGGGCCGCGTGTTCACGCGCGATGCGTCTGTTCAGGACGGTCCGCTGGAAGTGGCGGGCGTGCGCCAGCCCATGAAACTGGCGGGCGCGGCCTGGGGGCCGGCCGTGGAAGAGCAGTGGGGCGTGGCGACGCGCCAGGTGGACTTCTACGACGTGAAGATGGATGTCGAGGCGCTGTTCGGCGCGCGCGGCAGCCGTCTGCGTTTCGAGGCCGCGACGCATCCCGCACTGCATCCGGGCCGCGGCGCGCGCATCGAACTGGACGGCAAGCACGTAGGCTGGGTCGGTGAACTGCATCCGCGTTGGGCCCAGCAAGCCGACCTGGCGCATGCGCCGGTCGTGTTCGAACTGGACGCCGCAGCCTTGTCCGAAGGCGAACTGCCCCAAGTGCGCGAGCTCTCGCGCCAGCCCGTGGTGGTGCGCGACCTGGCGCTGTGGGTCGATGCCGACGTGTCTGCACAGTCGATGCTCGACACCGTCTTCGCGACCGTCAAGGCAGATCCTCAACTGGCCGTGGTGCAGGACGCGCGCCTGTTCGACGTGTGGCGCGAGAAGTCCCAAGGCAGCGAGCCCGTCACCGAGAAAAGCCTTGCTTTCCGATTCTGGCTACAGGACACTGAGGTCACTCTGGACGAAGCCCGCGTGGCCGATTGCCTGGCCCGCATCAAGGAAGCCTTGGTGGCTGCGCATGGCGCTCGCCAACGCGCATGA
- a CDS encoding acetyltransferase, with amino-acid sequence MMKIRTSRPDEGARVVEIWRNAVDATHGFLSPEDRQAIDEMVCGFLPQVPLWLAVDANDYPQAFMLIDNGRMQALFVDSACRGTGIGAALVRHGLSLHPNMTTDVNEQNGQAVGFYEKIGFKRTGRSPLDDQGRPYPLIHLEYRS; translated from the coding sequence ATGATGAAGATAAGAACCTCCCGCCCCGACGAAGGCGCACGCGTAGTCGAAATCTGGCGCAACGCGGTGGACGCCACGCACGGCTTTCTATCGCCCGAGGATCGCCAGGCCATCGACGAGATGGTGTGCGGTTTTCTCCCCCAAGTGCCGCTCTGGCTGGCTGTCGATGCCAACGACTATCCGCAGGCGTTCATGCTGATCGACAACGGGCGCATGCAGGCGCTGTTCGTCGATTCCGCCTGCCGCGGAACCGGCATAGGCGCCGCGCTGGTGCGGCACGGCCTCTCGCTCCATCCCAATATGACCACGGACGTCAATGAGCAAAATGGCCAGGCGGTAGGCTTCTATGAAAAGATAGGCTTCAAGCGCACGGGACGTTCGCCGCTAGACGATCAAGGCAGGCCGTACCCGCTGATCCATCTGGAATATCGAAGCTGA
- a CDS encoding MerR family transcriptional regulator: MTRTESTVTLPPIPAKRYFTIGEVSDLCGVKPHVLRYWEQEFTQLKPVKRRGNRRYYQHHEVLLIRRIRSLLYEQGFTISGARNRLGDARDVPHDQDAAVRLSGAEMQALRNELGNVSTMLAEALGTAANVAGASAGNASPAA; encoded by the coding sequence ATGACACGTACCGAATCCACCGTTACCTTACCGCCCATTCCCGCCAAGCGTTACTTCACCATCGGTGAAGTCAGCGACCTGTGTGGCGTCAAGCCCCATGTCTTGCGGTATTGGGAACAGGAATTCACGCAGCTCAAGCCGGTGAAGCGGCGCGGCAACCGCCGCTACTACCAGCATCACGAAGTGCTGCTGATCCGCCGCATCCGTTCCCTGCTGTATGAGCAAGGCTTTACGATCAGCGGCGCGCGCAATCGCCTGGGCGATGCGCGCGACGTGCCGCACGATCAGGACGCTGCAGTGCGCCTGTCGGGCGCGGAAATGCAAGCCTTGCGCAACGAGCTGGGCAACGTCTCGACGATGCTGGCCGAAGCCTTGGGCACGGCTGCAAACGTTGCCGGCGCAAGCGCCGGCAACGCAAGCCCTGCGGCTTGA
- a CDS encoding Bug family tripartite tricarboxylate transporter substrate binding protein codes for MFCKHAARKRINIVAAAFVAAAAFAIPGHASAQAADSYPSKPIRLIIPYPPGGATDVIGRIVGQRLSEEIGGQVVIENRGGAGGNIGAAEVARAQPDGYTLLMGALTSHSVMATLEKDTIPYDLRKDFAPVGVVGFVPLVAVVNPKLPIKSLSELVSYAKANPGKLNFASSGAGAPQRMAMELFKQIAGVKIEHVAYRGSGPAMTDLVGGQVETMTETVPAAISFIKSGQLRPLAVLTPQRVSMLPDIPTAEEQGFSGFNVSSLFGVMAPAGTPAPIVAKLNKALTTALAKDDAKAQLLQQGVYADALDVEASKARLNAEIEQWAKVIRDGGITVN; via the coding sequence ATGTTCTGTAAGCACGCCGCGCGCAAGCGCATCAACATCGTTGCGGCCGCCTTCGTCGCGGCCGCCGCGTTCGCCATTCCTGGCCATGCATCCGCGCAGGCTGCCGACAGCTATCCCAGCAAGCCCATCCGCCTGATCATTCCGTATCCGCCGGGAGGCGCGACCGACGTGATCGGGCGCATCGTGGGCCAGCGCCTGAGCGAAGAGATCGGCGGCCAGGTCGTGATCGAGAACCGGGGCGGAGCAGGCGGCAATATCGGCGCGGCCGAAGTGGCGCGCGCCCAGCCCGACGGCTATACCTTGCTGATGGGCGCTCTGACCTCGCATTCGGTCATGGCGACCTTGGAGAAGGACACCATCCCGTACGATCTGCGCAAGGACTTCGCGCCTGTCGGCGTGGTCGGCTTCGTGCCGCTGGTGGCCGTGGTCAATCCCAAGCTGCCGATCAAATCGCTGTCCGAGCTGGTGAGCTACGCGAAGGCGAATCCCGGCAAACTCAACTTCGCCTCGTCAGGCGCCGGCGCGCCCCAGCGCATGGCCATGGAACTGTTCAAGCAGATCGCGGGCGTCAAGATCGAGCACGTGGCCTACCGCGGCAGCGGCCCGGCGATGACGGACCTGGTCGGCGGCCAGGTCGAGACCATGACGGAGACGGTTCCCGCCGCGATCTCCTTCATCAAGTCCGGCCAGTTGCGTCCGCTGGCCGTGCTTACGCCCCAACGCGTCTCGATGCTGCCGGACATTCCCACCGCCGAGGAACAGGGTTTCAGCGGCTTTAACGTTAGTTCGCTCTTCGGCGTGATGGCGCCGGCGGGCACGCCGGCCCCCATCGTCGCCAAGCTCAACAAGGCGCTGACCACGGCGCTGGCCAAGGACGATGCCAAGGCCCAGCTGTTGCAGCAAGGCGTTTATGCCGACGCGCTCGATGTCGAAGCCTCCAAGGCACGCCTGAACGCGGAAATCGAACAGTGGGCCAAGGTCATCCGCGACGGCGGCATCACCGTAAATTAA
- the pheS gene encoding phenylalanine--tRNA ligase subunit alpha has protein sequence MTQTVDDLVSQAQERFAAATDAAALENAKARFLGKEGALTVLLKALGKLEPEQKREMGARINQAKQKVEELLNLRRAALAQAELDARLASETIDVTLPGRGRAPGGIHPVIRTWERVEEIFRSIGFDVADGPEVENDWTNFTALNSPLDHPARSMHDTFYVDMNDADGQPLLLRTHTSPMQVRYARMHKPPIKVIAPGRTYRVDSDATHSPMFHQVEGLWIAEDISFADLKGVYTDFLRCFFETDDLAVRFRPSFFPFTEPSAEIDMMFTSGPNRGRWLEISGSGQVHPQVVRNFGLDPERYIGFAFGSGLERLTMLRYGVNDLRQFYEGDLRFLRQFNE, from the coding sequence ATGACTCAAACGGTTGACGACCTGGTCTCCCAGGCGCAAGAACGCTTCGCCGCCGCCACGGATGCTGCTGCGCTGGAAAATGCAAAGGCTCGGTTCCTGGGCAAGGAAGGCGCACTGACGGTGCTGCTCAAAGCCCTAGGCAAGCTCGAACCCGAGCAGAAGCGCGAGATGGGCGCCCGGATCAATCAGGCCAAGCAAAAGGTCGAAGAGCTTCTGAACCTGCGCCGCGCCGCGCTGGCACAGGCCGAACTGGACGCCCGCCTGGCATCCGAAACCATTGACGTCACCCTCCCGGGCCGCGGCCGCGCGCCGGGCGGCATCCATCCGGTGATCCGGACCTGGGAACGCGTGGAAGAGATTTTCCGTTCCATAGGCTTCGACGTGGCCGACGGCCCCGAAGTGGAAAACGACTGGACCAATTTCACCGCTTTGAACAGCCCGCTGGACCATCCCGCGCGTTCCATGCACGACACGTTCTACGTCGACATGAACGATGCCGACGGTCAGCCGCTGTTGCTGCGCACGCACACCAGCCCCATGCAGGTGCGTTACGCCCGCATGCACAAGCCGCCCATCAAGGTCATCGCGCCTGGGCGCACCTACCGCGTCGACAGCGACGCCACGCACTCGCCCATGTTCCACCAAGTGGAAGGGCTCTGGATTGCCGAGGACATCTCGTTCGCCGACCTGAAGGGCGTGTACACCGATTTCCTGCGCTGCTTCTTTGAAACCGACGACCTGGCCGTGCGTTTCCGCCCGTCGTTCTTCCCGTTCACGGAACCGTCCGCCGAAATCGACATGATGTTCACCTCGGGTCCGAACCGCGGCCGCTGGCTGGAGATCTCCGGCTCGGGCCAGGTGCACCCGCAAGTGGTGCGCAACTTCGGCCTCGATCCCGAGCGCTACATCGGCTTCGCCTTCGGTTCCGGGCTCGAGCGCCTGACCATGTTGCGCTACGGCGTCAACGATCTGCGCCAGTTCTACGAAGGCGATTTGCGCTTCCTGCGCCAGTTCAACGAATAA
- a CDS encoding spermidine synthase, with protein MLRLAIRTVLVLLIAGSALLLLRGNGGPQLIHSEDSQFGKLLVFEENGERCMNFNSMHDVGRQTCMSLEHPGQLVFSYTRMMMTALYINPKPRNILIVGLGGATLQKTLAALLPDTVIDTVEIDPAVGKVAARYFGYQQGPRQRLYLEDGRAYIERAHREGLQYDMVMLDAFDVDYIPEHLMTLEFLQHVRGILAPGGVAVANTFTESQLYARESATYAAVFGAFFNLQTGNRVIMAVNGELPGRDELARNAAALDASLGPLGVDLKEALGLFSRREDIADDAPVLRD; from the coding sequence ATGCTCCGTCTTGCTATCCGCACCGTTCTCGTACTCCTCATTGCCGGTTCGGCATTGCTGCTGCTACGTGGCAACGGCGGCCCGCAACTGATTCATAGCGAAGATTCGCAGTTCGGCAAACTGCTCGTGTTCGAGGAAAACGGCGAGCGCTGCATGAACTTCAACTCCATGCACGACGTCGGCCGCCAGACCTGCATGAGCCTGGAGCATCCCGGGCAGTTGGTGTTTTCCTACACGCGCATGATGATGACCGCGCTCTACATCAATCCCAAGCCGCGGAACATACTGATCGTCGGATTGGGCGGCGCCACGCTGCAAAAGACCTTGGCCGCGCTGCTGCCCGATACCGTCATCGATACCGTGGAAATCGATCCGGCGGTAGGCAAGGTTGCGGCGCGCTACTTCGGCTACCAGCAGGGCCCCAGGCAGCGCCTCTACCTGGAAGATGGCCGCGCCTACATCGAACGCGCCCATCGCGAAGGTCTGCAGTACGACATGGTGATGCTGGATGCCTTCGACGTCGACTACATCCCCGAACACCTGATGACGCTGGAGTTCCTGCAACACGTGCGCGGCATCCTCGCGCCGGGCGGCGTGGCGGTGGCCAACACCTTCACCGAGAGCCAGCTTTACGCGCGCGAGTCGGCGACCTACGCGGCGGTGTTTGGAGCATTCTTCAATCTGCAGACGGGCAATCGCGTCATCATGGCGGTCAATGGCGAGCTGCCCGGCCGTGATGAACTGGCGCGCAATGCCGCGGCGTTGGACGCCAGCCTCGGGCCTTTGGGCGTCGATCTCAAGGAAGCCTTGGGCCTGTTCTCGCGTCGGGAAGATATTGCGGACGACGCGCCGGTCCTGCGCGATTGA
- a CDS encoding SDR family oxidoreductase, which produces MSISLAGKVALVTGASSGIGRAVALRLAAEGAALVLTARRRDLLEQVADEIGSAGGRACVAPGDVALPETHRLAVQAAQREFGGLDIAVNNAGTIGPVKPLAEVALDEWECTLSVNLTAAFLGARHQIPAMLERGGGALVFVSSFVGTSVGLPGMAAYGTSKAALMGLVKGITADYGAQGIRANALLPGGVDTEMAGNQEQKDWAAKLHAMKRIARADEIASAALFLASPMASFVTGSALYADGGNSAVK; this is translated from the coding sequence ATGTCTATATCTCTTGCTGGAAAAGTGGCTTTGGTGACGGGGGCGTCCTCGGGCATCGGGCGCGCGGTGGCGTTGCGCCTGGCAGCCGAGGGCGCGGCGCTGGTGCTGACCGCGCGACGTCGCGACCTGCTGGAACAAGTGGCGGACGAGATCGGAAGCGCCGGCGGCCGGGCCTGCGTTGCGCCCGGAGACGTCGCGCTGCCTGAAACCCACAGACTAGCGGTGCAAGCTGCGCAACGCGAATTCGGCGGCCTGGATATCGCGGTAAACAATGCCGGCACCATCGGCCCTGTCAAGCCGCTGGCGGAAGTCGCCCTGGACGAGTGGGAGTGCACGTTGAGCGTCAATCTCACCGCGGCATTCCTGGGCGCGCGCCACCAGATCCCGGCCATGCTGGAGCGGGGTGGCGGCGCGCTGGTCTTCGTGTCCAGCTTTGTGGGGACTAGCGTGGGCTTGCCCGGGATGGCAGCATACGGGACGTCGAAAGCCGCGCTGATGGGATTGGTCAAGGGCATCACGGCAGACTACGGCGCACAAGGCATCCGGGCCAATGCGCTGTTGCCCGGCGGTGTGGACACGGAAATGGCCGGAAACCAGGAACAGAAAGACTGGGCTGCCAAGCTGCATGCCATGAAACGTATTGCGCGCGCTGATGAAATTGCTTCGGCTGCGCTGTTTCTGGCGAGTCCGATGGCAAGCTTCGTGACGGGATCCGCGCTTTACGCGGACGGCGGCAATTCGGCGGTGAAGTGA